In one Dermatophilaceae bacterium Sec6.4 genomic region, the following are encoded:
- the bcp gene encoding thioredoxin-dependent thiol peroxidase encodes MSRLDTGTPAPTFELTSHTGEQVALSDYAGQHVVLFFYPAAMTPGCTTEACDFRDSLEPLKAAGYAVLGISPDTTDKLTQFAEQELLSYPLLADPDKATLTAYGAWGEKNLYGKTVTGVIRSTIVIDPDGNVELAKYNVKATGHVAALRKALKIG; translated from the coding sequence ATGTCACGACTCGACACCGGTACGCCGGCACCTACCTTCGAACTCACCTCCCACACCGGAGAGCAGGTCGCACTGTCCGACTACGCCGGTCAGCACGTGGTGCTCTTCTTCTACCCGGCGGCGATGACCCCCGGTTGCACGACCGAGGCGTGCGATTTCCGCGACTCGCTGGAGCCGCTGAAAGCCGCCGGATACGCCGTCCTGGGCATCTCCCCCGACACGACCGACAAACTCACCCAGTTCGCGGAGCAGGAGTTGCTGTCCTACCCGCTGCTGGCCGACCCGGACAAGGCGACGCTGACGGCGTACGGCGCATGGGGTGAGAAGAACCTCTACGGGAAGACGGTCACCGGCGTGATCCGCTCGACGATCGTGATCGACCCGGATGGCAACGTCGAGTTGGCGAAGTACAACGTCAAGGCCACCGGACACGTCGCCGCACTGCGTAAGGCCCTCAAGATCGGCTGA
- a CDS encoding YihY/virulence factor BrkB family protein — MSVIPYLPVERPQEEIPATAQKPDWSVAFKRARTRFSQDECTDKAASLTYYGMQSIFPALIALLSLINVFGNGKETTTKLVNILAQIAGKKPGDLSAITTFINSVNTAGGGTIALVVGIGGAIWSASGYVGAFGRALNHIYDIGEGRPFMRLRPVQLFVTIVDLVLVIVVIFAITTTGAVATSIAGEVGIPSQAVLIWDIAKWPFVALIVVFLISLLYWSTPNVRKTKRMLISWGALIAFVIWVIGSFALLTYFLLTSGSSYTKTYGAFAGAIMFLLWLWITNLAMLFGAEMDAELIRTRQLKSGMPAEELILLPARDESGLEKKSDKQLDIVEQARGLRAEAERDLKTPHSDALDAFIKDQADSKDKKNPYGPDVRTMRVTEQESVTDTMIEMGNVRLDRDEASGKAKKEAVMTRSTGDPEQDREQVEKSRAQRTAVAVAHSKRERVVRDRLAAAEAKAATKRAAQQKKQQEQLQASAQALPQSKRWEAVEAVRAQLAPTESVDRDHIEAERADRRSQFWARTKEAAKVKARQDREAPAPLPASGSHAAGEHEIPLRAEDVDHRESAAQAVLGAERAHRRDDWYASHQR; from the coding sequence ATGAGCGTCATACCGTATCTGCCCGTCGAACGACCACAGGAAGAGATCCCTGCGACCGCGCAGAAGCCCGACTGGTCCGTAGCGTTCAAGCGGGCGCGCACCAGGTTTTCCCAGGACGAGTGCACCGACAAGGCCGCCTCGCTCACCTATTACGGGATGCAGTCGATTTTTCCGGCGCTGATTGCCTTGCTGTCGTTGATCAATGTTTTCGGCAACGGCAAGGAGACCACCACCAAGCTGGTCAATATCCTGGCTCAGATTGCCGGTAAGAAACCGGGTGACCTCTCGGCGATCACCACCTTCATCAACAGCGTCAACACAGCGGGCGGAGGCACCATCGCGCTGGTCGTGGGTATCGGCGGCGCAATCTGGTCCGCGTCCGGGTATGTCGGTGCCTTCGGGCGGGCGCTGAACCACATCTACGACATCGGCGAGGGCCGCCCGTTCATGCGGCTGCGTCCGGTGCAGCTGTTCGTGACCATTGTCGATCTGGTGCTGGTCATCGTGGTGATTTTTGCGATCACCACGACTGGTGCCGTTGCTACCTCGATCGCGGGCGAGGTCGGCATCCCCAGCCAGGCCGTTCTGATCTGGGACATTGCCAAGTGGCCCTTCGTCGCTCTCATCGTGGTGTTCCTCATCTCGCTGCTCTACTGGTCCACCCCGAACGTCCGCAAGACCAAACGGATGCTGATCAGTTGGGGCGCGCTCATCGCATTCGTGATCTGGGTGATCGGTAGTTTCGCGCTGCTCACCTACTTCCTGCTGACCAGCGGTTCCAGCTACACCAAGACGTACGGCGCGTTCGCCGGCGCGATCATGTTCCTGCTGTGGCTGTGGATCACCAACCTGGCGATGCTGTTCGGTGCTGAGATGGATGCGGAGCTGATCCGCACCAGGCAGCTCAAGTCCGGGATGCCGGCCGAAGAGCTGATCCTGCTGCCTGCGCGCGACGAGAGCGGGCTGGAGAAGAAATCCGACAAGCAGTTGGACATCGTGGAGCAGGCACGCGGTCTTCGAGCCGAGGCGGAGCGTGATCTGAAGACGCCGCACAGCGATGCGCTGGATGCGTTCATCAAGGATCAGGCAGACTCCAAGGACAAGAAGAATCCCTACGGGCCTGACGTACGCACGATGCGGGTCACCGAACAGGAAAGCGTTACCGACACGATGATCGAGATGGGCAACGTCCGGCTGGACCGCGACGAGGCCTCCGGCAAAGCGAAGAAGGAGGCTGTTATGACACGTAGCACCGGTGATCCTGAGCAGGATCGCGAACAGGTCGAGAAGTCGCGCGCGCAGCGCACGGCGGTTGCAGTGGCCCACTCCAAGCGGGAAAGGGTCGTGCGCGACCGCCTGGCGGCCGCTGAGGCCAAGGCGGCCACGAAGCGTGCAGCACAGCAGAAAAAGCAGCAGGAGCAGCTGCAGGCGTCAGCTCAGGCTCTCCCGCAGAGCAAGCGGTGGGAAGCGGTGGAGGCCGTCCGGGCGCAGCTTGCACCGACGGAGTCCGTCGACCGCGACCACATCGAAGCCGAGCGGGCCGACCGCCGGTCGCAGTTCTGGGCGCGGACGAAGGAAGCCGCCAAGGTGAAGGCCCGTCAGGACCGCGAGGCGCCGGCGCCGCTGCCTGCAAGCGGCTCACACGCCGCCGGTGAGCACGAGATCCCCTTGCGCGCCGAAGACGTCGATCATCGCGAGAGCGCGGCCCAGGCAGTGCTGGGAGCCGAGCGTGCGCATCGTCGCGACGACTGGTACGCCAGCCACCAGCGATAG
- a CDS encoding DUF3618 domain-containing protein — translation MADKSKPAAPTAKDIEADLAASRERLASTIDELAFRAQPKEIARRGAEDVKLKVNAATRTPDGNLATDKIGYAVGGIGAVSLLLGLIRRARS, via the coding sequence ATGGCCGACAAGTCCAAGCCCGCAGCACCCACCGCCAAGGACATCGAAGCGGACCTCGCTGCGAGTCGCGAACGCCTGGCCAGCACGATCGATGAGCTGGCGTTCCGCGCCCAGCCCAAGGAAATTGCCCGTCGTGGCGCGGAGGACGTGAAGTTGAAGGTCAACGCCGCGACCCGGACCCCCGACGGCAACCTCGCGACAGACAAGATCGGCTACGCCGTCGGCGGCATCGGAGCGGTCTCCCTGTTACTGGGTCTGATCCGGCGCGCGCGCTCCTGA
- a CDS encoding co-chaperone GroES: MLHDRVLVSTGGEAGERRSGGGIVIPATASVGKRLMWAQVMAVGQHVRQAQVGDRVLFDPEERAEVELSGRDYILLRERDLHAIAQDDSDQGGTGLYL, encoded by the coding sequence ATGCTGCACGACCGCGTCCTGGTTTCTACCGGGGGCGAGGCCGGCGAACGACGCTCCGGGGGCGGCATCGTCATACCTGCGACTGCGAGTGTCGGTAAGCGACTGATGTGGGCGCAGGTGATGGCCGTCGGTCAGCACGTACGGCAGGCACAGGTGGGGGATCGGGTGCTTTTCGATCCTGAGGAGCGTGCCGAGGTGGAGCTGTCCGGGCGGGACTACATCCTGCTACGTGAGCGCGACCTGCATGCAATCGCCCAGGACGACAGCGACCAGGGCGGCACAGGCCTGTATCTGTGA